From the Chiloscyllium punctatum isolate Juve2018m chromosome 42, sChiPun1.3, whole genome shotgun sequence genome, the window GGAAACTTATACAACTatgacatttaaaaagcatctggatggatacatgaataggaagggtttagagggatatgggccaaatgatggcaaatgggactagatcagtttaggacatctggttgaaATGGAccaattggaccaaaggatctgtttccttcCTTTATAACTTTATCCTGATTTCAGTCACTCTGTCATTGAGGGTTGTGTCTTTTGGCTGCTGAAGGTGAGGTTCATGAAGTTGCTCCCTAACCCCTGTCCTGTCTCTCTACCTTACTTGTCTCTTGTTAAAGACTGCTTAAAATCTGTCTCTTTGACCAAGTTTTTGCCCATATGCCAAATCTAACCGTACGTAGGTAGGTGCCATCACTTATTTTATCATGCCTCTGTGAAGCAGTGGAACATGCGGTTGTATTGAAGATGCTATATACATACCAACCATAGTTGTTGCTAAATTGAATGGACAAAAAACTTGACTTAAGAGGGTAGCATGCTTTAGGGAACCCTCCTGAAATTTCTGGAGTAGCTTGGACACTGGGAAAAGCCACATGGATATCTGCGTTCAGTTCACCAGCTGTTAGTGAGACTCTGCCCCAAGGATGGAGTCTTCAAAGATTTGCCCTATTTAATGGGTTGGAGACTGAACAGTGAGCTGCTGCAGGATTGCTGGGGTTGCTGGAATCACTTGTGTTAACACACCAAGAGGGAGCAGGAAATGGTTACACAAAGCAATCAAATTCTCAATAGTGAATGGCACAATACCAATGAGGGCTCAATTGTTGGAATACCTTGCAACTAGACAGTTCCATTCATGACTTTCTGACAGAGATTAGAGGTTTCAGTGCATTCTTGCATGATGCTGTTGCATAGGTATTTGCACCAACCTATAATCATGTTTTCTTCAAATGATGGGGTTTAAGTTATTGAAAAACTTCCTTCAGAACTCCACTGTTATATTTGTTTGATGGAATTAATACGGGTGTTCCTTAGCAACACTTCACAATCATGATGAGAATTTTATGAAACAGGACACCATCGGTATTTCAGTTCCAACTTTGGTTCTGGTAAAGAGTCAACAGAAGTATCCCGGCAACTTTTATATGCTCCTCCCCATCCCCTACTTTCCTGGTAGAAACTCTTTATGGTCATGATGCCAGATTCAGCTCTGGGATCAGATGGTCTTGTTTTCATCACGGGTATCTGGAGTTGTGGGccgtttaggactgagatgagcagAAATGTCTTCATCTGGAGGgtggtgaacctatggaattctctgccacagaaaacagtTGAAGTCAAAACATTGAACATTTCCAAACAgcagttagatatagttcttggaGCTAAAGCAAACaaaaggtatggggagaaagtggaaacagggtattgagttggatgatcagctatgatcgtattaaatggtgcagcagacacgaagggctgaatagtctcctcctgctcctgttttcaaTATCTCCAGTTGAAATAACCTCGATGGCAATCTTCTACTGAGTGAAGAACTTGGAGGAGGTTTGTGACTTTGTTCTCTCACATATAGCAGTGATCTATTTATCCGGTATAGTCAGGGCTGCTATAGAAGTCTTCTGTAACTCGGGAGTTATGTGATACAATGTTCCAAATTGCTTTTCTTCAAGACTCTTGGTTCAATTCCATCAACCATCATAGTGCTGCTCTGTTTTTCAGGTTTTAGTTGGCGGGACATTATATTACAGGACTGTTGCTTAGCGCTGCCATCTGAATTGGTATCAGAGTCAACCGCAGGGATCAGGCTTAATCTAATTTGCAGTGGTTAGGAGGGTGTAATGCTAAACAAGCAATAACGAATGCAGCATTTCAGGCAAGGGAGTGGATGGTGTTAATTGGTAGGGCTCTTGTGTAcactggtagtgtccctacctttgagtcaggaggcccaagttcaagtcccaccaactCTGGATGTGTGTAATACCATCTCTGAGAAGCTGGAGTGAGAATATTAACAGTATTAACTGAGTCACTTCATGCATCTCTGATAAATGTTTTGCTTCCTTGCtgcaggtattgagagagcagcaATAGAGAAAGTTGGGACTGAGTTACAATGGGAGAATGGAACTTCCTCAGCGATCTACTCGATTCCATCAAAAGCCACTCACCTTTGCTGGGTCGCATTTGGCTCCTGCTGATGGTGATTTTCCGAATTCTCGTCCTGGCCACGGTGGGCAGTGACATTTTTGAGGACGAGCAGGAGGAGTTTGCCTGCAACACACTGCAGCCAGGCTGCAAACAGGTCTGTTACAACAAGGCCTTTCCTATTTCACCATTCAGGCTCTGGGTGTTCCACATTGTGATTCTGTCTATCCCGACCCTGATATTTGTGGCCTACGCTATGCACCTGTCCTCGAAGGGTGAGAAGGAAGAGCGCGTTCGCATCGTCCAGAAGGAAGGGCTGGCTTTTGAGCAGCCAAGGATACAGAAATTATACATGATTCACGTGATTCTCCGTCTGATCATTGAGATTGGCCTCATCATTTCTCAGTTTTTAATATTCGGCTTTACAATCGAACCCCAGTTTCTCTGCATCGGTTTCCCATGTCCTCACACTGTAGACTGTTTTGTTTCCCGTCCTATGGAGAAGACCGTGTTTTTGATGTTCTACTTTGTAGTTGGCATTCTTTCTGCAGTTGTTAGCTTTGTAGAATTGGTCCACGTTTTTCGCAAATTGTTTTACAGGAGGCCACTGAAAGCCTGCGAGCAACAGAATCGGTCAAACAGTGACTATGAGAAAGGTAGGGACTCCCACACAGTGCAGTTAATAGACAAGAGAGGTGCAATCAGCCATAAAACCAGCCATTCTGATATGGAGTCCACTCATAAGAGCAAATCATTAGACAGCAGTAACAGTGCAAGATCCTCACGATCAAGTACAAAGAAAGCCCCTCTTCATATCTAAGAGGAGCAGGCGTAGGATCTGATTGGTCATGGACTGGTATATCAAACAACTTGCAAGCAAAACATAAATGCCAGAGACTGAAATCTTCAAAAGTTCAAAATCAGGTCTGATCAGAACCTTCTGTGGGTTAACAGAGGCAGAACAAAATTGACTTCATTCAATCCCAGTTTCACTCTGTCCCGATGCTTGTATTTTTTTTGGTTTGCCTAATCGTTGCTATGGTTATTTAAAGGATTGCTGTCAAAACAGTGAAAGTTGTTAAAGTATTCTGGAAATTgacgatttttttttaaaaagggcacAGAGAATATTTCctcagggagtgtgtgtttaagtgGGATGTGGGGGGTCAGGTTGTGGAAGGGCGGGAGGGTGGTTGGTCGAATCCATAATTCAACAGACTGCAGCAGAATGGATTGGATCTGTGAAGTCACTGACAATGCGGAAGACAGAAAGCAAAGTGACTATTCAATAAGTTGGCGATTTCTTAAATTTGGACAGAAAACGCCTTTCCTCTCCTTTTACTAACTGTGTTGCCTGATTAAATCTACAAAGGTCCTTACTGAAACAGATTGTGGCGAAAGCCTACAAACAACACAATATTACCAGTAGCCACTTCATTAACCCAGTAGCTAACATGAATGTGTGAGGGTGCAAATGTCTCACGATTGAAGTTGGGTCTGGTTAGTTTTAGCTGGGGATTTGCAGGAAGGCATTCAGGGGCCTAGGGCACTCAgtgtggtacagtggctcagtggttagcactgctgcctcacagcacgagggtttgattacagcctcaggcgagcatgtggagtttgcacattctccccgagtctgcgtgggtttcccctgtgagctctggtttcctctcacagtccaaagatgtgcaggctgagtggattgaccatgggaaatgcaggattacagggatagggtctgggtgggttgctcttcagagggtttgtgtggacAGGTGGGTAGATTCTATGGCTGGCTGTTGAGTCAAGGATCTGGCTCAGAACAGAATTCCCAGTTGTTGTCCAGGGCTCACACTTGCCTAAGGTTATCACCTTGCTGTGGAGATTCCCTGTCATCTCATGGAATCAACAGTTGATGCTGCTTCCTGTGGCAAAACCACTGAGGGCATTGAGAACAATAtgcatgtttttaaaaaattttgtaCAACACTTCTGGTGTTGAGGGAACACAGAGGAGATGGACGATCATATGAACAAACCTTTTGGAATTGACTGAGATACCAAAGAGTGACTAAGGGTCGTGTGCCATGAAACTGAGTAAGCATCATGAGGTGACAATGAAAGCTGAGGGGGACGGAAATCACAGCGTTATCAGAGGAAAAATATAATGCAGTATTCCACAACACTTTTGTAATTAGAGTTGGCTGGTACCAACTTTGTACTGAAATACAACTGTGCTCAAATGTGAAATGATTCCTGGCAGTATTCATTGTCCACTCACTGTAGGAAATGCTTTTGATTGTACATTCTTTTTATGTGattaaaataatatttttaaacaaacaaaaGTGAAATTTTATGTTGAGCTATCAAGATACATTACCAGAGACTGGGACAAAGCTCACAGTAAACCTTTCCTTCCCAGAAGATAAAAACCAGCAATACCTGTGAAAGTATAACTCATCCTCTGTTTACGAGTCATCTTCAGAAATTAAATAATAGTCAccttagagagacagggagagagagagagacagagatagtgcATTGATTTTCAGTTCTAATTATAACCTGTCTGTTCTCAGTGAGGATGTAACAGCTATGGATTTGTCGCATGTTCCAGTCAAAAATGTTATTGCAAACAAACAAATTCATGAAACTAAGGAATCCCCATTGAAGGTAAAAGAGTCAAATCTGAAAAGTGAAAACAGGACTTCATCCTTTTGCTCCCCATTGTAATGCAGCGCATGTTCCTGCTTGTAAACTTTTAAACATTGCTGTAAGTTACAGGTTCAGCAGCAGTGCATGTGGGATGTGTTCATACTGCAAGCCAATGTCAACAGAATGATGCAGTTCTCCCCTGGAAACGACCCATTTGCCTGTGAAATTCAGCTGCCCTTCACACATCCCACTCCTTGGGAGCAGACCATTTGAATGAGGGACTTGATTCTGTGGATCAGGTTTCTAGCACATCTTGCGTCAGAGCTGGACAGATAATGGAGCACAAAttcatctctctcctctcccctgctTCTGGGCTCTCAGAGGTACGGGGGAAGCATTGGCAAACTGCTCGCTCAGATTTCTGTATCTTTGCACTGTTGTGTTTaatgaaggagaggaggggagttactcattCCTCTCCTCCACCATGTTCCTTCATTCACATGGATGTGTACTGAGGCTCCTTGAGACCAGCAACTCAGTTGACGTGTAGACAAGGTTgaccaggcagtgcattccagtcgGTTCCTCCGAGAACACGCATTTATTCAACGTGAATTGGTTTTAATGCAATTAAAGAAGTTAGACTATTATTTGTTGAACACAaacttacctgtattggctataatgtgattctggCCCCAATGGTTTAAATTcgcaattttcttataacgctGGATCACTCAGGAACAGAACTATCGcgttatatcagaacagactgtacTCTGAACACATGAATAATGTTTTTCTCTCACAtccttgcttcatttgcacatcactttaattCTATGCCCTCTTACTCTTGTTTCTTTTTACAAGCTTCTCCTTATCTACACTGTCCAGCCCACTCATTgttttgaaaacctcaatcagatcacctctccgCCGCCTTCTCTCCAAGGGAGAAcaatcccaacttcttcaatttaTCTCCATTAGCTCAAGTTTCTCTTACCTGGAACTATTCCAGGAAATCTTCTGCTTCTGTGCTCAGAACTAAAGGCTGTGCTGCCCTCAATCCCCTCCACTCCAGACAGGAACAAAATTAAATTGTCACCTTTTTGAATATTCAGAGTTGTCTTTTTGTTTCAAACTTGGGAATGGATAGAGATTGTGATCAGATTGATCTAATGGATCTTCTTGCATCTGGACCTCATCTTCCCATCATTATGTTGGCTTTACAACAATCTAATTATATTTTTAACATAATTTTATACATATTTTAAATGTATTTTTCTACACATCTCTAGTTGTCCAACATGAATTGCTTGTCTTAAAATTGTGAGAATTTTCTAATTTAATGTGAAATGTTTTTTAACAAACTTTATAATTTAAGGGTATTCAAACTGAAATTACAAGTTAGGGAAAACCGAATTTCTGATTTACAAGCTAGGGAGTTATATATAACCAATCTGAATCCACTGATGATATTACAATTTGTAGTTAGTTACATCTCccttaccacacacacacaaaaatcctTCAAAATTAAAACAAACATAACACCCCAAAGTAATTCGGACACTTCTCCAAATTGGGTCAGAACGATGTGAGCTAAGTTGGACTGACACTTCCCAGTGCACTACGTTGATCAAGAATCACCACAAACAACAACATGTTTTACCTTCAGCTGCCTTCATAGGGTGGGGACATTATTCAAAAATGATGTTCTGCCAGGTATCCTGACAACACTTAACCTGCAATCAATCAATCTTTGAAAACTGATGATCAGAGCATTATTTCATAGCTGCGAGTTTGCTCtatgcaggtaaaaacaatgactgcagatgctggaaaccagattctggattagtggtgctggaagagcacagccgttcaggcagcatccaaggagcaggaaaatcgacgtttcggggcaaaagcccttcatcaggaatacaggcagcgagcctctgcctttattcctgatgaaggcttttgcccgaagcgtcaatTTTACTGCAGCTTGCTCTATGCAAACTAGTTGCGACATTCTCTTCATAACAACAGTGGCAACACCTCAAAAAAACTTAATGGACTGTGAAGTGTTTGGAATGTTATAATGTTCCACCTAGAGCTAGATTTCGATGGACTGCAACTTGGCTTTCTCTTTTACGTTTTTAAAACCTACCTCCTTGATTAAGCCAGTTGGCAGAGCATGAGTGTGGATCAGATTAGACTAGCTGAGTGATTGTTTTTTGATGAGCTGAAGAGCCTGTACTTTAGACCTCAATGAATTTATTGCTGTCAACAACACAAGGTTTGATCACCATTCCAGCTTCCACCCTTTAGCCATGGTGCAGGTTGTGGAGGTCCAGTAGATTAGCCTTTGGACCGTGAACTCAAGAAGATAAATTCAACATCGTTGTATTGGCATTGATACTGTTTGAGTCTTACAAATGTCAAGTAGTCTGAGTGTTGATAAAGCTGGGTTGCTGCCAATTCCTGGTTGCCTTAAATCGTTAGCATTGGGTCTGCTCCTTGAGATGAGATCCCTATAGTCAGTGGCAATTTGCGCAGAACACAATAAGTTAGTTCCAGTGACCAAGAGGAAAAATGGCAATTCTACACCTGGGTCAGCACTATGTGTGACATCACAAAATTACAACGGCTCagaaagaggcctttcagcccactgAACCGGCGTCTGCTTTATCACCTAGTGctaatctcctgcctttcccccatatCCATGTAGGCCATTTCTGTCCACGTAATTATCCAAAGGCCTCTTGAATGCCCCAGttgaacttgcctccaccacatttccggGCAGTGTCACACCTGAACATACTCTAGCGACTTCCTGAATGAAAAACAATTTTCTCACATTGCACAATGAGGTGTAAATGTTCCCATGCCTACCTCAAAGGCAGAGATGGCAAGGGTGCTGTACCATCATAGTCAGCAGCAATCACTCGCTAATGAGTACAATTGTACACTTTGGAAATTCTGTGTCACGGCTTCTGTGGGGCCTTGTGTGGCTGATGACCTGCAACTCCGAACACACATTTCTCAGGTGTTTCCgggaggtggaattggtccttgGTCTGGTGATCACTGGCATTCCTTTCTTTGGTTGCGtttcctcaatttctcttgttGACAGGTATTTTCAACTTGTGTTCCTTCAGGAATTtcctgggacttctttcactggaccgttggaggttgaggagtgacattatagaggtttataaaatcatgagggtgaatagcaaaggccttttctccagggcaggggagttcaaaactaaagggc encodes:
- the LOC140465743 gene encoding gap junction delta-3 protein-like encodes the protein MGEWNFLSDLLDSIKSHSPLLGRIWLLLMVIFRILVLATVGSDIFEDEQEEFACNTLQPGCKQVCYNKAFPISPFRLWVFHIVILSIPTLIFVAYAMHLSSKGEKEERVRIVQKEGLAFEQPRIQKLYMIHVILRLIIEIGLIISQFLIFGFTIEPQFLCIGFPCPHTVDCFVSRPMEKTVFLMFYFVVGILSAVVSFVELVHVFRKLFYRRPLKACEQQNRSNSDYEKGRDSHTVQLIDKRGAISHKTSHSDMESTHKSKSLDSSNSARSSRSSTKKAPLHI